In Bacillus sp. DX3.1, the following proteins share a genomic window:
- a CDS encoding YfhJ family protein — translation MNDIYETLTKELLEKNSFLSYSQARAWIELLWEDFQATYAKSGRYQGEEMTEQVVRAWINNHGERLHEIRTNNPKYSHLINREDHLKH, via the coding sequence ATGAATGATATATATGAAACATTAACAAAAGAGTTGCTTGAAAAAAACAGCTTTCTTTCTTACTCTCAAGCACGTGCATGGATTGAATTATTATGGGAGGATTTTCAAGCGACGTATGCAAAGTCTGGTCGTTACCAGGGTGAAGAAATGACAGAGCAAGTTGTAAGAGCATGGATTAACAATCATGGTGAACGCCTTCATGAAATTCGCACGAACAATCCGAAATATAGTCATTTAATTAATCGAGAAGATCATTTGAAGCATTAA
- a CDS encoding YfhH family protein, translating into MNMPKRYSEMTPHELRKEIGILKEQAVKAEQLGIVNEFDVLMRKMAMARAYMTDINAFQVGETYELIEEPGVLFTITYFNGVFAWGHKQNETEEIGIPISLLQKK; encoded by the coding sequence ATGAATATGCCAAAACGGTATAGTGAGATGACACCACATGAGCTAAGAAAAGAAATTGGCATTTTAAAAGAGCAGGCAGTGAAAGCAGAACAGCTCGGCATTGTAAATGAATTTGATGTGTTGATGAGAAAAATGGCAATGGCTCGTGCTTATATGACGGATATAAACGCCTTTCAGGTTGGTGAAACGTATGAACTTATAGAAGAGCCAGGAGTATTATTTACCATTACGTATTTTAATGGCGTATTTGCTTGGGGACACAAACAAAATGAAACAGAGGAAATTGGTATTCCTATTTCGCTATTGCAAAAGAAATAA
- a CDS encoding YpzG family protein has product MSYRNHLDRRSELFNPTWARPKHAKAQVNGQTQQNQSLIILANEMRKRQV; this is encoded by the coding sequence ATGAGCTACCGTAATCATTTAGACCGTCGTTCTGAATTATTCAACCCTACGTGGGCACGTCCGAAACATGCGAAAGCGCAAGTAAATGGACAGACGCAGCAAAACCAGTCTCTCATTATTTTGGCGAATGAGATGAGAAAACGCCAAGTTTAA
- a CDS encoding small, acid-soluble spore protein K: protein MGKQSEIWSEARNNNNIDGQPKAKDRFASKRPNGTINTHPQERMRAANHQEE from the coding sequence TTGGGTAAACAATCTGAAATTTGGTCTGAGGCAAGAAATAATAACAATATTGACGGTCAACCAAAAGCAAAAGATCGTTTCGCTTCAAAAAGACCTAACGGCACAATTAACACGCACCCACAAGAACGTATGCGTGCTGCAAATCATCAGGAAGAGTAA